The genomic window GGGTGTGCTGTGTGCCGCGTGCGCCAATGCGCATGCGCAGGCAATGCCGCTTGCCGACAGCGTTTGGAAATTGCTGCGCTTACTTAATCGTGTTGATTTGCGCCGAATCGGCACGATCAGCGTTAAGCCGGAGACAAAGCGAGTACTGAAGCAAGTGTTGCGCCGCTACATGGATGGGCATGTGGAAGTGTCGCGCTGGAAGGCGCGAAGTTTTCTTGACCAGATGAGCAAATACGAGTTATAATATGTAATTGGTTTTGCGATGAAGGAAAAAGAGTACCCGCGGCAGTTTCGGCATAGCGAACCGGGGGCGGTGCAAGCCCGGTCCGAAAGTCCGGCGAAAGGCGCTTCCAGAGCATACGTTGGCGAAAAGAGGGCAGTCGCGTTTGCCGTGCCTAGGCCGGCAAAAACGGTTGCCAAGTAGGGTGGAACCGCGGGAAATAACCTCCCGTCCCTATGTGTTGGGAAGACGCATAGAGGCGGGTTTTTTCATGGATAGAAACGATCAATTATATGAGGAGATGGAAGCAGTGAATTTTCAGGAGATCATTTTGACCCTGCAAAATTTTTGGGCGGAACAAAACTGCGTAATCATGCAACCGTATGACGTGGAAAAAGGCGCCGGCACGATGAATCCGATGACCTTTTTGCGCAGCATCGGCCCCGAACCATGGAACGTGGCTTATGTGGAGCCTTCCCGCCGCCCGGCGGACGGCAGATACGGAGAAAACCCGAACCGGCTGTACCAGCACCATCAGTACCAGGTCATTATGAAGCCGTCGCCGGACAACATTCAGGAAATATATTTGGAAAGCCTGAAGCGGTTGGGCATCGATCCGTTGCATCACGACATCCGTTTTGTCGAGGATAACTGGGAATCGCCCACGCTGGGAGCATGGGGGCTTGGCTGGGAAGTGTGGCTGGACGGAATGGAGATTACGCAATTTACGTACTTCCAACAGGTCGGCGGCATCGACGCCAATCCCGTCGCCATCGAAATTACATACGGACTGGAGCGGCTGGCTTCGTATATCCAGCAAAAAGAAAACGTGTTTGATCTCGAATGGGTCGGCAATGTGACTTATGGCGACGTCTTTTTGCAGCCCGAATACGAACATTCCAGGTACACTTTCGAGGTCTCCGACGCCAAGCTTTTGTTTACGCTGTTCGGCATGTATGAGGCGGAAGCCAAACGCGCGCTTGAGGCGCGGCTTATTTTCCCGGCATACGATTATGTGCTGAAATGCTCCCACACGTTTAATTTGTTGGATGCCCGCGGCGCAATCAGCGTTACGGAACGCACCGGCTATATCGCCAGGGTGCGCAATCTCGCCAGAATGTGTGCGTCCGCCTATTTGGAAGAACGGGAGCGCTTGGGCTTTCCGCTGATCAAGACTACGGCAAACGGAGGGCAAAACAAATGAGCAAAGACCTTTTACTGGAAATCGGCATGGAGGAAATCCCCGCCCGTTTTGTGCGCGACGCGGTGGAACAGCTGGCGCAAAAAACGGAAGAGTGGCTGCAAAACTCCCGGATAGCGCACGCTAGCGTCATCCCGTACGCCACGCCTCGTCGGATCGCCGTATATGTGCGGGATGTCGCGGAAAAACAAGGAGACATAACGGAAGAAGCGAAAGGGCCGGCGAAAAAAATCGCGCAGGACGATCAGGGCAACTGGACCAAAGCGGCGCTCGGATTCGCCCGCAGCCAGGGCGTAAAGCCCGAGGAGCTTTATTTTAAGGAAATTTCCGGCGTGGAATACGCGCATGCGCGCAAGCACAGCGTCGGCGTGCAAACCGCCGATATTCTTGCCGACGGACTTAAGCAGCTTGTGTTGTCTTTGCATTTTCCGAAAAATATGCGCTGGGGCAGCAACGACCTGAAATACGTCCGCCCGATCCGCTGGCTGGTCGCTTTGTTTGGCGCCGATGTTGTCGATTTTGCGATATCCGGCGTGCGCACGGGGCGCGTAACGCGCGGGCACCGTTTTTTGGGAACGGAAACGGCGCTTGCCGTTGCGAATGACTATAAAGAAGCGCTGCGCGCGCAGCAGGTAATTGTCGATATTGCCGAACGCAAGGCGGCGATTGTGGCGCAGATTGAACAATTGGCGCAAGCGAACGGATGGCAAGTTCCGATGAAGGCGGATTTGCTGGAAGAGGTGCTGTTTCTCGTGGAGATGCCGACGGCGCTTCACGGCAGCTTTGATCCGGCATTTTTAAGCATCCCCCGGGAAGTGCTGATTACTTCCATGCGGGAGCATCAGCGCTATTTCCCGGTATTTTCCGCCGACGGGAAGCTTTTGCCCCATTTTGTCACCATCAGAAACGGCGACAGCGTTTCGCTCGATACGGTAGCCAGAGGCAACGAAAAAGTGCTGCGGGCCAGGCTTTCCGACGCCAAATTCTTTTATGTGGAAGACCAAAAACTGTCGATCGACAACGCGCTTTCGCGTTTGGAAACGATTGTGTTTCATGAGGAGCTGGGCACCATTGGCGACAAGGTGCGGCGGATACGCGCCATAGCCGAAGCCTTGGCGGAAAAACTGTCCCTTACGGGCGAGACGGCAGAACTGGTTCGCCGCGCCGCGGCGATTTGCAAATTTGACCTGGTGACGCAAATGGTGTACGAGTTCCCCGAGCTGCAGGGCATCATGGGCGAAGACTACGCCCGCAAAGCCGGGGAAAAGGCGGAAGTCGCGCGCGCTATCTTTGAACATTATAAGCCGCGCTTTTCCGGAGACAGCGTTCCGGAATCGCCAATCGGCGCCATCGTAAGCATAGCGGATAAAATCGACACGATCGCCGGCTGCTTTTCCATCGGCATCGTGCCGACCGGGTCGCAGGATCCGTACGCGTTGCGAAGGCAGGCGGCCGGCATCGTGCAAATTTTGCTGGAAAAGAGCCTGCCGCTCCGTTTATCGGAGCTGTTCGCCATCGCATTGGACGTATTGGAACGCGCCCGCGGATTAAAACGCGAACATCATGAAATTGTGCAGGATTTAACCGACTTTTTCGGCTTGCGGGTCAAAAATCTGTTTTCCGACCGCATCCGGTATGATGTCGCCGATGCCGTCATGGCCGCCGGTTTCGACAATGTCGCGTTGACGGTGCAAAAAGGCGAGGCGCTGATGCAGGCGGTTGCCGGGGGCGGCTTTAAAGAAGCCGCGGACGCGCTTGTTCGCGTCGGCAATTTGGCCCAGAAAGCGGCTACGGCCGAATTTTCCGCCGCGCTATTCGCCGATCGGAGCGAACGCGAATTGTACGATTCCTTTCTCGTGCAGCACGGCCAATTTGCCGATGCTTTGGCGCAAGGAAACGCTTCTTCCGCGCTTTATGCGTTAACGGCTTTGCGGGAGCCGATCAACCGATATTTTGCGGCGGTTATGGTAATGGTCGACGATGAAGCGTTGCGGAACAACCGGTTGGGCTTGCTGCGGGCGATCGCCGACGACATAAGCCAATTCGCCGATTTTCAGAAAATTGTATGGTGATTTGTCCACAAGCAGGATTTCCGCTTGCTTAAAGCGTATATTATAGATGTTATTCAAAAGGGTGGAGTTGTTCAAATCTTGCCAAAGATCGTAGTGGATGCGGATGCCTGCCCGGTCAAGGATGAAATCAGGGCCGCCGGGAAAAAGCACGGGATTGAAGTGCTGATGGTCGCTTCGTTTGATCATCGGCTCATTCCCGAAGATGGTGTACAAGTTGTCCAGGTTGACCGTTCGGATCAATCCGCGGACCTTTATATTGCCAACCATTTGCAAGGCGGTGACGTTCTAATCACCCAGGACTTTGGGCTGGCCGCCATCGGTCTTGGCAAGGGCGCCTACGTTCTGTCAAACAGAGGGCAAAACTATAAAGATGAAACGATGGCATTTTTGTTGGAACAACGGCATCGTAACGCCAAGCTGCGGCGGAAAGGCCGCTACGGGAAAGGCCCGAAGCCTTTTACGGACGAAGACCGGCATTTTTTTCTACATGCTTTGACAAAACTTTTGACCGCTTTGCAGGAAATTGAACCGGGATAGCGAATAGTAATTTACGAGTTAATCGGGATGTGAAAGTTATGCGTGACGGCAGACTACCGGACGATTTGATTGCGGCTGTTTTAAAGCGTCACGATATCGTAGAAACGGTACGGAAATATCTGCAACTTACGAAGGCGGGCAAGTATTTTAAAGGATTATGCCCGTTTCATTCAGAGAAAACCCCGTCTTTTACGGTTTCCCCCGATAAACAGATTTTTCACTGTTTCGGTTGCGGGAAAACCGGCAGCGTCGTTACATTTATCATGGAAGTAGAAGGCTTGTCATTTGCGGAAGCGGTTCGCCATTTGGCCGCCGAAGCGGGAATTGCGACTGATTGGGCGCCGCTTGCCGCAACGGAGACGAAAGAGCAGCGGGAACAGCGCGCCATTATCGAAGGCCACGAGCTATCCGCCCACTGGTATCACTATCTCCTGAAAAATGCGAAGATTGCCAGAGCGGCTCTTCATTATTTGCGGGATCGTGGCTTCACCGACAAAATGATCGACGAATTTCAACTTGGCTACTCCCCGCCTATGCGGGACAAGCTGTACAGCATGCTGCAAAGCAAGGAAAAAGATTTGCGGTTGATGGAAAAAGGCGGCCTGTTAACGCCTATTGAAGGCGGCGGATACGCCGACCGGTTTCGCGACCGCATCATGTTTCCGATCCGGAATGCCCAAGGGCAAACGATCGCTTTCGCCGGAAGGGTGCTCAACCCCGAGGTGCAACCGAAATATTTGAATTCTCCGGAAACCCCGCTATTTAACAAAAGCCGAACTCTATTCAATCTCGACAAAGCAAAAAACGCAATGCGCAAATCGCAAACTTCCGTACTATTTGAAGGGTATGCCGATGTAATGAAAGCATGGGCGGCCGGGGTGGAAAACGGCGTCGCCACGATGGGAACCGCGTTAACCGAGTATCATGTCAAATTGTTAAAGCGTTATGTGCAAACCGTTATCGTCTGTTATGACGGCGATGACGCCGGTCAGGCCGCCGCGTATAAAAGCATTCCGCTTCTGCAAGCGGCCGGCCTGGAAACATTGATTGCCGTCATCCCCGGCAAAATGGATCCGGATGAATACATTACTGTGAATGGCGGTGAACGATTTAAAAGCGCAATTATCGAAAGTGCGGTACCGGCAATTAAATTCAAATTAATTTATTTGCGGCGGAACCATATACTACAAGAAGACACGGGGAAATTAAAGTACATTGACTCGGCTCTGCGGGCAATCGCGGAACTGAAGTCTCCGACGGAACGGGAGTTTTATGTAAAGGAATTATCGGCCGAGTTCCAATTCTCCGTTGCTTCGCTTACGGAACAGTTGCATCAAATCAGGCAGGAATTGCAAAAGAATGCGGCAATAAGGGATAAAGAGGAAAAACCGTGGAATAATGTTATGAATGACGGGAAAAGCGGGAAAAGCGCCCCGCCGCTGCTCCCTGCGTATCATGTTGCGGAAAGAAACCTGCTTTATGCGATGATGACTGACCGTGATGTTTGTCTGTATGTCCAGGAACACCTCGGCGGTCAATTCAACGTTGAAGAATATGCAGCACTGGCTGCTTATTTATATGCATTTTACGGGGAAAACCCGGAACCCGACATAAGCAAGTTCATCACCATGCTTGCGGATGAACAATTGGCGCAGGTTGCCGCCGCGATCGCCGCGTTGGAGGCTGTAGACGTCCGTCCCATTGACGAATATATAAAGGAAATCAGGAAAGTTCCGGTTTTACAGCAACTGAAGGCCAAAGAGGAAATGGCGCTGACAGCGAGCCGCACCGGGAATTCCATAGAGGCAGCCCGTATCTTTAACGAAATCGTATTATTAAAAAGGGAGCTTGATTCATAATATGGAAATTCCCGAAATTGAAACCAGAAACGAATCGGATGGGCGTCCAGGGAGGAGGAAGATAACCATGGCGAATGACCAGCATGCAGAAACAGAACACGAAATGACGCTGGAACAAATGAAAGAGCAATTGATTGAACAGGGCAAAAAACGTTCTTCGCTGACGTATAAAGAAATTATGGATAAGCTTAGCCCTTTCGAACAAGACGCGGAGCAAATCGAGGAATTTTTCGACCAGCTTGCGGATTTGGAAATCGATGTCGTCAATGAAAACGACGAAGATTTGCCCTTGCACGCCAACGAACATAGAGAAGCGGAAGACTTGAATTTCGACGATGATTTGGCTCTTCCTCCCGGCGTTAAAATCAATGACCCGGTTCGCATGTATCTGAAAGAAATCGGGCGCGTCCCGTTATTGTCAGCCGATGAAGAAGTGAAATTGGCCAACCTGATTGAACAGGGAGACGAGGAAGCAAAGCGCCGCCTCGCGGAAGCGAACCTTCGCCTTGTCGTAAGCATCGCCAAACGCTATGTCGGGCGCGGGATGCTGTTTTTGGACCTTATCCAGGAAGGCAACATGGGTTTGATCAAAGCGGTGGAAAAGTTTGATTACCGGAAGGGATTCAAATTCAGCACGTACGCAACCTGGTGGATTCGGCAGGCAATCACGCGGGCCATCGCCGACCAGGCAAGGACGATTCGGATTCCGGTGCATATGGTGGAAACGATCAACAAGTTGATCCGCGTATCGCGCCAACTGCTGCAGGAATTGGGGCGCGAACCCACTCCCGAGGAAATTGCCGCGGAAATGGAGTTAAGCACGGAAAAAGTGCGGGAAATTATGAAAATCGCCCAAGAGCCCGTCTCGCTGGAAACCCCGATCGGCGAAGAAGACGATTCGCATCTCGGCGATTTTATCGAAGACCAGGAAGCGCTCGCCCCCGCCGATGCGGCCGCCTACGAATTGCTGAAAGAGCAGTTGGAAGACGTGCTGGACACGCTGACCGAACGTGAAGAAAACGTGCTGCGGCTGCGGTTCGGTTTGGATGACGGGCGGACAAGAACGCTGGAAGAAGTCGGCAAAGTTTTTGGCGTTACGCGCGAGCGGATTCGCCAAATCGAGGCGAAAGCTTTGCGCAAGCTGCGCCATCCAAGCCGCAGCAAACGGCTGAAAGATTTTCTTGAATAAGCGCGGGCGAAAACCGTAAATGCGCTACATCCGGGCCTTCTGCTAGTTTGCAGCTGGGCCCTTTTTTCCCCCTGTATATGTTACGATGAGATCGGGAGGAAGCTTATGGAACCGGAACGAAGAAAAGTCATTGTCCGAGAAATCGAATATTGGCGCAAAAACAGGCTATTGCCTGAACAATATTGCGACTTTTTGCACAATTTGTACGCCGAGCATTCTTCAGCGGGCCCGAAAAACCGCGGTTTTGCCGCAATCGTCCGGGAAAGCAAAGGCAAAACATGGTTGATTGCCGCAGGAATAATTGCCATAATTTCATTTTCCTTTATTAATTTTAACGCTTTTCCAATCGTATTGCAAATCGTACTGGCGGGAATTCCGGTTATCGGGCTTTCGATTCGCGGGTCCATGTTATTGCGGCGCCATCCTGTCCCCGCCAATGTGCTGATCGGGCTTTCTTCGTTTG from Bacilli bacterium includes these protein-coding regions:
- the glyS gene encoding glycine--tRNA ligase subunit beta; protein product: MSKDLLLEIGMEEIPARFVRDAVEQLAQKTEEWLQNSRIAHASVIPYATPRRIAVYVRDVAEKQGDITEEAKGPAKKIAQDDQGNWTKAALGFARSQGVKPEELYFKEISGVEYAHARKHSVGVQTADILADGLKQLVLSLHFPKNMRWGSNDLKYVRPIRWLVALFGADVVDFAISGVRTGRVTRGHRFLGTETALAVANDYKEALRAQQVIVDIAERKAAIVAQIEQLAQANGWQVPMKADLLEEVLFLVEMPTALHGSFDPAFLSIPREVLITSMREHQRYFPVFSADGKLLPHFVTIRNGDSVSLDTVARGNEKVLRARLSDAKFFYVEDQKLSIDNALSRLETIVFHEELGTIGDKVRRIRAIAEALAEKLSLTGETAELVRRAAAICKFDLVTQMVYEFPELQGIMGEDYARKAGEKAEVARAIFEHYKPRFSGDSVPESPIGAIVSIADKIDTIAGCFSIGIVPTGSQDPYALRRQAAGIVQILLEKSLPLRLSELFAIALDVLERARGLKREHHEIVQDLTDFFGLRVKNLFSDRIRYDVADAVMAAGFDNVALTVQKGEALMQAVAGGGFKEAADALVRVGNLAQKAATAEFSAALFADRSERELYDSFLVQHGQFADALAQGNASSALYALTALREPINRYFAAVMVMVDDEALRNNRLGLLRAIADDISQFADFQKIVW
- the rpoD gene encoding RNA polymerase sigma factor RpoD, with amino-acid sequence MANDQHAETEHEMTLEQMKEQLIEQGKKRSSLTYKEIMDKLSPFEQDAEQIEEFFDQLADLEIDVVNENDEDLPLHANEHREAEDLNFDDDLALPPGVKINDPVRMYLKEIGRVPLLSADEEVKLANLIEQGDEEAKRRLAEANLRLVVSIAKRYVGRGMLFLDLIQEGNMGLIKAVEKFDYRKGFKFSTYATWWIRQAITRAIADQARTIRIPVHMVETINKLIRVSRQLLQELGREPTPEEIAAEMELSTEKVREIMKIAQEPVSLETPIGEEDDSHLGDFIEDQEALAPADAAAYELLKEQLEDVLDTLTEREENVLRLRFGLDDGRTRTLEEVGKVFGVTRERIRQIEAKALRKLRHPSRSKRLKDFLE
- the dnaG gene encoding DNA primase, with product MRDGRLPDDLIAAVLKRHDIVETVRKYLQLTKAGKYFKGLCPFHSEKTPSFTVSPDKQIFHCFGCGKTGSVVTFIMEVEGLSFAEAVRHLAAEAGIATDWAPLAATETKEQREQRAIIEGHELSAHWYHYLLKNAKIARAALHYLRDRGFTDKMIDEFQLGYSPPMRDKLYSMLQSKEKDLRLMEKGGLLTPIEGGGYADRFRDRIMFPIRNAQGQTIAFAGRVLNPEVQPKYLNSPETPLFNKSRTLFNLDKAKNAMRKSQTSVLFEGYADVMKAWAAGVENGVATMGTALTEYHVKLLKRYVQTVIVCYDGDDAGQAAAYKSIPLLQAAGLETLIAVIPGKMDPDEYITVNGGERFKSAIIESAVPAIKFKLIYLRRNHILQEDTGKLKYIDSALRAIAELKSPTEREFYVKELSAEFQFSVASLTEQLHQIRQELQKNAAIRDKEEKPWNNVMNDGKSGKSAPPLLPAYHVAERNLLYAMMTDRDVCLYVQEHLGGQFNVEEYAALAAYLYAFYGENPEPDISKFITMLADEQLAQVAAAIAALEAVDVRPIDEYIKEIRKVPVLQQLKAKEEMALTASRTGNSIEAARIFNEIVLLKRELDS
- a CDS encoding YaiI/YqxD family protein encodes the protein MLPKIVVDADACPVKDEIRAAGKKHGIEVLMVASFDHRLIPEDGVQVVQVDRSDQSADLYIANHLQGGDVLITQDFGLAAIGLGKGAYVLSNRGQNYKDETMAFLLEQRHRNAKLRRKGRYGKGPKPFTDEDRHFFLHALTKLLTALQEIEPG
- the glyQ gene encoding glycine--tRNA ligase subunit alpha — its product is MNFQEIILTLQNFWAEQNCVIMQPYDVEKGAGTMNPMTFLRSIGPEPWNVAYVEPSRRPADGRYGENPNRLYQHHQYQVIMKPSPDNIQEIYLESLKRLGIDPLHHDIRFVEDNWESPTLGAWGLGWEVWLDGMEITQFTYFQQVGGIDANPVAIEITYGLERLASYIQQKENVFDLEWVGNVTYGDVFLQPEYEHSRYTFEVSDAKLLFTLFGMYEAEAKRALEARLIFPAYDYVLKCSHTFNLLDARGAISVTERTGYIARVRNLARMCASAYLEERERLGFPLIKTTANGGQNK